From a single Ornithodoros turicata isolate Travis chromosome 8, ASM3712646v1, whole genome shotgun sequence genomic region:
- the LOC135366985 gene encoding zinc finger CCCH domain-containing protein 13-like isoform X3 translates to MSSKIQRKVTVENVKDSTDAPRRPSVFERLGPGAVSTQERHSRSSDPGEKCRNWMRSGICSYGSKCRYQHEAYPPSSSTSSKTQKAEREPSQKDLRHKVRHKQQDVRESRSRSPSPKKRKLSSGGGSNSRTRRLDNESKIKSTVVVTRPRTPSSEEEEVRPAKETKPPKNWEGASDDWPLDEASLDYKEELSLEMKRQQLQRELEMLQKENRPSVGAGASSSSIPASGHVTITKTVRATHTHQAPASFSGSSESSSDSDSSSSDSSSSSSDDDSDDSSSSSSSGEASPVAVRSGSNAAAPPSPSDHGRYRHRGGGDERPAGRRGVPEPPPPAASFSRGRDAPRSGTSHSRAEHRDVPRHGRERQAAGREGGEGRSPLPRRRQDPEYDSYARSRGPRTPSPGAVSDAKRKLSVSKQPVQVVQPKVRKKKKSSKRRRERERQLKAQHRSSTRTTGQSEPSGRDSVSPDLLPPVSSSRGSRHGARDAPRRSREREAVGRSQGAGDAPRHGPPRGRSPALLPAHESMTPPHLHRSTSDKYGAPPSKRPRRDSPSLVDPPPREPRKKESERHGREEHGSHPKGSYEPRYSGESEGRGHQGSRKRDDGYAEPPPPPHRHRHETVEDDTLEPGEVMPEQGDRYGGDRGCHEGGRSRDSRRSDYHHSRSTSPSMGSISRSRIDVDMHRMSEYPHSPQGGRSRGPDLSKGKGDQRSSDMRRDPYPHPPPDGRGDSYRRVDSRSDPHKGDPRPDGRPDYHERGGSRSDYHGRMDPKSDYHRGDPYGKGGDGRPEREPRGDPYSRGDMRGDSYRSSDYRHDRGDHRMDMRCKEPPRMERDLPYEPRQEGYGRGDDYYGRPPDPKMDRGRDYYGDGYGGHRSEPRDRGSRDGRRPEHLSRSEPHPKGGMRMERDRRGGDTRGGERSRGESDSRADGRPDSRPSAYGSKSDHMDSRGRGDSRGEDVRDPYERGDGYRGDRPEPHRVSDLRGDSGRRDHKRPSRLDPASEESSSSRYGRRDEDGRERESRVVNRDSRGGVCSRSSSPARSYERKRTAHKDRIVRENTKREDDVSAREVDVKDDRSSNGSRGSSPGRPQEKTAARSSREAVSERREQSPDTSIPEEDSEEESPAKGEVSDSSKHMVLVEECKSDDENDNVQEQKAAASETFSDWSDDEDDILTRDDPTLEFVTKEPSSDSHNDQVSQDKLEEAAEANLIEVDAVPISPADSHHSGEGGLGTAEEFDPISDDELEALIDESKDKALDEEKTTISDVLDIDWSSLVKDARPKDESATKRSSARERYSAARVFARIGISKDLAGEELTQQVVEFCRKELGGDSSSDNAEPEFQLEDLTAGFHVAAVAARKQQTQALQCCGHYSRALSARRDLMLRRALCKVYEPSTTTAATAVDPELYKRSLQLFQSRVTMEVS, encoded by the exons ATGTCAAGTAAGATTCAAAGAAAAGTAACGGTTGAGAATGTAAAAGACAGCACTGATGCCCCTCGTCGTCCCAGTGTGTTTGAAAGACTTGGTCCCGGCGCAGTAAGCACACAAGAG AGACACAGTCGCAGTAGCGATCCAGGAGAAAAGTGCAGGAACTGGATGCGTAGCGGTATCTGCTCCTACGGCTCTAAATGCCGCTACCAACACGAGGCATACCCACCTTCCTCATCCACATCGTCAAAGACGCAGAAGGCAGAAAG GGAGCCATCACAGAAAGATCTGCGACACAAGGTGCGACACAAGCAACAAGATGTCCGTGAATCACGAAGCAGGTCGCCATCACCAAAG AAAAGGAAGCTGTCATCAGGTGGTGGGAGCAATAGCCGAACACGTCGGTTAGACAATGAAAGTAAAATTAAGTCAACAGTTGTCGTGACACGCCCTCGCACCCCTTCATCTGAGGAAGAGGAAGTGCGACCTGCAAAGGAAACAAAGCCTCCTAAGAACTGGGAGGGAGCTTCAGACG ATTGGCCACTAGACGAAGCTTCATTGGATTACAAGGAAGAATTGTCACTGGAAATGAAGCGACAACAACTGCAGCGAGAATTGGAAATGCTGCAGAAGGAGAATCGCCCAAGTGTTGGGGCTGGTGCTAGCAGTAGTAGTATACCAGCTAGTGGTCACGTAACAATAACAAAGACTGTACGTGCCACACACACGCATCAG GCCCCAGCATCCTTCAGCGGGAGCAGTGAATCCTCGAGTGATTCCGACTCCTCTTCGTCGGATTCTTCGAGCTCTAGCTCTGACGATGACAGTGACGACTCGTCAAGCTCTAGCTCTTCTGGAGAGGCGTCCCCAGTGGCTGTGCGGTCGGGATCTAATGCTGCTGCACCCCCGTCGCCTTCCGACCATGGGAGATATCGGCACAGGGGCGGCGGGGATGAGCGCCCCGCCGGCCGTCGAGGAGTGCCCGAACCTCCTCCCCCCGCCGCGTCCTTCTCCAGGGGGAGAGATGCGCCTCGCTCGGGCACATCGCATTCGCGAGCAGAACACAGAGACGTCCCACG TCACGGGAGAGAAAGGCAGGCTGCCGGAAGGGAGGGTGGTGAAGGACGGTCGCCACTGCCAAGACGCAGGCAGGACCCAGAGTACGACAGCTATGCCAGGTCCCGTGGTCCTAGGACTCCCAGTCCTGGAGCAGTGTCAGATGCCAAGAGAAAGCTGTCTGT CTCAAAGCAACCTGTCCAAGTTGTCCAGCCAAAagtgaggaagaagaagaagtcttCTAAGAGGCGCCGTGAAAGGGAGCGCCAGCTGAAGGCACAA CATCGCAGCAGCACGCGAACTACTGGACAGTCTGAGCCTTCGGGTCGTGACAGTGTGTCTCCAGACCTGTTACCCCCAGTCTCCTCCTCGCGGGGCAGTAGACACGGGGCCAGGGATGCTCCGAGGCGCAGCCGAGAACGTGAAGCTGTGGGCCGTAGCCAGGGGGCCGGAGATGCGCCGAGGCACGGTCCTCCAAGAGGTCGCTCCCCCGCTCTGCTACCAGCACACGAGTCTATGACTCCTCCGCATCTACACAGGAGCACGAGCGACAAGTATGGCGCACCTCCCTCAAAGAGACCTCGAAGGGATTCCCCGTCTCTGGTTGATCCACCTCCGCGCGAGCCCAGAAAGAAAGAGTCTGA ACGGCATGGAAGAGAAGAGCATGGTTCACATCCCAAAGGAAGCTACGAGCCTCGATACTCCGGAGAGTCGGAAGGTCGGGGACACCAAGGTAGCCGCAAGAGGGACGATGGCTATGCCGAGCCCCCACCTCCACCCCATCGGCACCGTCATGAAACGGTGGAGGATGATACTCTTGAG CCTGGTGAAGTTATGCCGGAACAAGGCGACCGGTACGGCGGAGACCGGGGATGCCACGAGGGCGGCCGGAGCCGCGACAGCAGGCGATCGGATTACCATCATTCTAG GTCGACATCACCTTCTATGGGCAGCATCTCTCGTAGCAGAATCGACGTGGACATGCACCGCATGTCTGAGTATCCCCACTCCCCACAGGGAGGGCGCTCGCGGGGACCGGACCTCTCCAAGGGCAAGGGCGACCAGAGGAGCTCCGACATGCGCCGTGACCCTTACCCCCACCCTCCACCCGACGGGCGCGGCGATTCCTACAGACGCGTGGACAGCCGTTCGGACCCTCACAAGGGAGACCCCCGTCCCGACGGACGTCCCGATTACCACGAACGCGGCGGTTCGCGTTCGGACTATCATGGACGCATGGATCCGAAGTCGGACTACCACAGGGGCGACCCATACGGAAAGGGCGGAGACGGCCGCCCGGAGAGGGAGCCTCGAGGCGACCCCTACAGCAGGGGCGACATGAGAGGCGACTCCTACAGGTCGTCCGATTATCGCCACGACAGGGGTGATCACCGGATGGACATGCGGTGTAAAGAGCCACCCAGGATGGAACGTGACCTGCCCTACGAGCCGCGGCAGGAAGGATACGGCCGTGGTGATGACTACTACGGTCGTCCACCAGATCCCAAAATGGACCGAGGTCGTGACTACTACGGGGACGGCTACGGCGGCCATCGTTCCGAGCCCAGGGATCGTGGGTCCAGGGACGGTAGGCGACCGGAGCACTTGAGTCGCTCTGAGCCACATCCCAAAGGGGGCATGCGGATGGAGAGGGATAGGAGAGGAGGGGACACGCGCGGAGGAGAGAGGTCACGTGGGGAGTCTGACAGCAGAGCAGACGGCAGACCAGACAGTAGGCCATCGGCGTATGGCTCAAAGTCTGATCACATGGACTCCAGGGGCAGGGGAGATTCAAGAGGGGAAGATGTAAGGGACCCGTACGAACGTGGGGACGGCTACAGAGGGGACAGGCCAGAGCCGCATCGTGTTTCCGACCTGCGGGGCGATTCTGGAAGACGGGATCATAAGCGACCCTCACGGTTGG ATCCAGCGTCTGAAGAGTCCAGTTCGAGCCGTTACGGTCGTCGTGATGAAGATGGCAGGGAGAGGGAATCCAG GGTGGTAAACAGAGATAGCCGTGGAGGAGTCTGCTCCCGCTCCTCATCTCCTGCACGAAGCTACGAACGAAAAAGAACTGCACATAAGGACAGGATTGTCAGG GAGAACACCAAAAGGGAGGATGACGTGAGTGCCCGTGAAGTGGACGTGAAGGATGATAGATCATCCAATGGAAGTCGTGGCTCATCACCAGGGAGGCCCCAGGAGAAGACAGCCGCTCGTTCAAGCAGGGAGGCAGTTTCTGAGAGAAGGGAGCAATCCCCTGACACAAGCATTCCTGAAG AAGACAGCGAGGAAGAATCCCCTGCCAAGGGAGAAGTTTCTGACAGTAGCAAGCACATGGTGTTGGTAGAGGAATGCAAGTCAGATGACGAAAATGACA ATGTCCAGGAGCAGAAGGCAGCAGCATCAGAAACATTCAGTGACTGGAGTGACGACGAAGATGATATACTGACCAGAGATGACCCTACTTTG GAGTTTGTAACAAAGGAACCATCATCTGACAGTCACAATGACCAGGTCAGCCAAGACAAATTAGAAGAGGCAGCTGAGGCAAACCT AATCGAGGTGGATGCGGTTCCCATTAGCCCTGCAGACTCTCACCACTCTGGGGAAGGAG GCCTGGGTACTGCCGAAGAGTTTGATCCCATCAGTGATGACGAACTGGAGGCACTGATAGATGAGTCCAAGGACAAAGCACTAGACGAGGAAAAAACAA CCATTTCAGATGTGCTGGACATTGACTGGTCCAGCCTCGTGAAGGATGCGCGTCCCAAAGACGAGTCCGCGACCAAACGGAGCTCGGCTCGGGAACGGTACTCGGCGGCCCGTGTGTTTGCCCGCATCGGCATATCGAAGGACCTGGCAGGAGAAGAGTTGACACAGCAAGTGGTCGAGTTCTGTCGCAAGGAATTGGGGGGTGATTCATCATCAG ATAACGCAGAGCCAGAGTTCCAGCTGGAGGATCTTACCGCGGGCTTCCACGTAGCGGCTGTTGCAGCACGGAAGCAGCAAACCCAAGCACTGCAGTGCTGTGGTCATTACTCCCGCGCATTATCTGCACGTCGTGACCTAATGTTACGGCGAGCGCTGTGCAAG GTGTACGAACCCAGTACCACGACGGCAGCCACAGCCGTGGACCCGGAGCTCTACAAGCGTAGCTTGCAACTTTTCCAGTCACGTGTGACCATGGAGGTGTCTTAG
- the LOC135366985 gene encoding zinc finger CCCH domain-containing protein 13-like isoform X2, whose translation MSSKIQRKVTVENVKDSTDAPRRPSVFERLGPGAVSTQERHSRSSDPGEKCRNWMRSGICSYGSKCRYQHEAYPPSSSTSSKTQKAEREPSQKDLRHKVRHKQQDVRESRSRSPSPKKRKLSSGGGSNSRTRRLDNESKIKSTVVVTRPRTPSSEEEEVRPAKETKPPKNWEGASDDWPLDEASLDYKEELSLEMKRQQLQRELEMLQKENRPSVGAGASSSSIPASGHVTITKTVRATHTHQAPASFSGSSESSSDSDSSSSDSSSSSSDDDSDDSSSSSSSGEASPVAVRSGSNAAAPPSPSDHGRYRHRGGGDERPAGRRGVPEPPPPAASFSRGRDAPRSGTSHSRAEHRDVPRHGRERQAAGREGGEGRSPLPRRRQDPEYDSYARSRGPRTPSPGAVSDAKRKLSVSKQPVQVVQPKVRKKKKSSKRRRERERQLKAQHRSSTRTTGQSEPSGRDSVSPDLLPPVSSSRGSRHGARDAPRRSREREAVGRSQGAGDAPRHGPPRGRSPALLPAHESMTPPHLHRSTSDKYGAPPSKRPRRDSPSLVDPPPREPRKKESERHGREEHGSHPKGSYEPRYSGESEGRGHQGSRKRDDGYAEPPPPPHRHRHETVEDDTLEPGEVMPEQGDRYGGDRGCHEGGRSRDSRRSDYHHSRSTSPSMGSISRSRIDVDMHRMSEYPHSPQGGRSRGPDLSKGKGDQRSSDMRRDPYPHPPPDGRGDSYRRVDSRSDPHKGDPRPDGRPDYHERGGSRSDYHGRMDPKSDYHRGDPYGKGGDGRPEREPRGDPYSRGDMRGDSYRSSDYRHDRGDHRMDMRCKEPPRMERDLPYEPRQEGYGRGDDYYGRPPDPKMDRGRDYYGDGYGGHRSEPRDRGSRDGRRPEHLSRSEPHPKGGMRMERDRRGGDTRGGERSRGESDSRADGRPDSRPSAYGSKSDHMDSRGRGDSRGEDVRDPYERGDGYRGDRPEPHRVSDLRGDSGRRDHKRPSRLDPASEESSSSRYGRRDEDGRERESRVVNRDSRGGVCSRSSSPARSYERKRTAHKDRIVRENTKREDDVSAREVDVKDDRSSNGSRGSSPGRPQEKTAARSSREAVSERREQSPDTSIPEVVAPKVDAASPLTEDSEEESPAKGEVSDSSKHMVLVEECKSDDENDNVQEQKAAASETFSDWSDDEDDILTRDDPTLEFVTKEPSSDSHNDQVSQDKLEEAAEANLIEVDAVPISPADSHHSGEGGLGTAEEFDPISDDELEALIDESKDKALDEEKTNVLDIDWSSLVKDARPKDESATKRSSARERYSAARVFARIGISKDLAGEELTQQVVEFCRKELGGDSSSDNAEPEFQLEDLTAGFHVAAVAARKQQTQALQCCGHYSRALSARRDLMLRRALCKVYEPSTTTAATAVDPELYKRSLQLFQSRVTMEVS comes from the exons ATGTCAAGTAAGATTCAAAGAAAAGTAACGGTTGAGAATGTAAAAGACAGCACTGATGCCCCTCGTCGTCCCAGTGTGTTTGAAAGACTTGGTCCCGGCGCAGTAAGCACACAAGAG AGACACAGTCGCAGTAGCGATCCAGGAGAAAAGTGCAGGAACTGGATGCGTAGCGGTATCTGCTCCTACGGCTCTAAATGCCGCTACCAACACGAGGCATACCCACCTTCCTCATCCACATCGTCAAAGACGCAGAAGGCAGAAAG GGAGCCATCACAGAAAGATCTGCGACACAAGGTGCGACACAAGCAACAAGATGTCCGTGAATCACGAAGCAGGTCGCCATCACCAAAG AAAAGGAAGCTGTCATCAGGTGGTGGGAGCAATAGCCGAACACGTCGGTTAGACAATGAAAGTAAAATTAAGTCAACAGTTGTCGTGACACGCCCTCGCACCCCTTCATCTGAGGAAGAGGAAGTGCGACCTGCAAAGGAAACAAAGCCTCCTAAGAACTGGGAGGGAGCTTCAGACG ATTGGCCACTAGACGAAGCTTCATTGGATTACAAGGAAGAATTGTCACTGGAAATGAAGCGACAACAACTGCAGCGAGAATTGGAAATGCTGCAGAAGGAGAATCGCCCAAGTGTTGGGGCTGGTGCTAGCAGTAGTAGTATACCAGCTAGTGGTCACGTAACAATAACAAAGACTGTACGTGCCACACACACGCATCAG GCCCCAGCATCCTTCAGCGGGAGCAGTGAATCCTCGAGTGATTCCGACTCCTCTTCGTCGGATTCTTCGAGCTCTAGCTCTGACGATGACAGTGACGACTCGTCAAGCTCTAGCTCTTCTGGAGAGGCGTCCCCAGTGGCTGTGCGGTCGGGATCTAATGCTGCTGCACCCCCGTCGCCTTCCGACCATGGGAGATATCGGCACAGGGGCGGCGGGGATGAGCGCCCCGCCGGCCGTCGAGGAGTGCCCGAACCTCCTCCCCCCGCCGCGTCCTTCTCCAGGGGGAGAGATGCGCCTCGCTCGGGCACATCGCATTCGCGAGCAGAACACAGAGACGTCCCACG TCACGGGAGAGAAAGGCAGGCTGCCGGAAGGGAGGGTGGTGAAGGACGGTCGCCACTGCCAAGACGCAGGCAGGACCCAGAGTACGACAGCTATGCCAGGTCCCGTGGTCCTAGGACTCCCAGTCCTGGAGCAGTGTCAGATGCCAAGAGAAAGCTGTCTGT CTCAAAGCAACCTGTCCAAGTTGTCCAGCCAAAagtgaggaagaagaagaagtcttCTAAGAGGCGCCGTGAAAGGGAGCGCCAGCTGAAGGCACAA CATCGCAGCAGCACGCGAACTACTGGACAGTCTGAGCCTTCGGGTCGTGACAGTGTGTCTCCAGACCTGTTACCCCCAGTCTCCTCCTCGCGGGGCAGTAGACACGGGGCCAGGGATGCTCCGAGGCGCAGCCGAGAACGTGAAGCTGTGGGCCGTAGCCAGGGGGCCGGAGATGCGCCGAGGCACGGTCCTCCAAGAGGTCGCTCCCCCGCTCTGCTACCAGCACACGAGTCTATGACTCCTCCGCATCTACACAGGAGCACGAGCGACAAGTATGGCGCACCTCCCTCAAAGAGACCTCGAAGGGATTCCCCGTCTCTGGTTGATCCACCTCCGCGCGAGCCCAGAAAGAAAGAGTCTGA ACGGCATGGAAGAGAAGAGCATGGTTCACATCCCAAAGGAAGCTACGAGCCTCGATACTCCGGAGAGTCGGAAGGTCGGGGACACCAAGGTAGCCGCAAGAGGGACGATGGCTATGCCGAGCCCCCACCTCCACCCCATCGGCACCGTCATGAAACGGTGGAGGATGATACTCTTGAG CCTGGTGAAGTTATGCCGGAACAAGGCGACCGGTACGGCGGAGACCGGGGATGCCACGAGGGCGGCCGGAGCCGCGACAGCAGGCGATCGGATTACCATCATTCTAG GTCGACATCACCTTCTATGGGCAGCATCTCTCGTAGCAGAATCGACGTGGACATGCACCGCATGTCTGAGTATCCCCACTCCCCACAGGGAGGGCGCTCGCGGGGACCGGACCTCTCCAAGGGCAAGGGCGACCAGAGGAGCTCCGACATGCGCCGTGACCCTTACCCCCACCCTCCACCCGACGGGCGCGGCGATTCCTACAGACGCGTGGACAGCCGTTCGGACCCTCACAAGGGAGACCCCCGTCCCGACGGACGTCCCGATTACCACGAACGCGGCGGTTCGCGTTCGGACTATCATGGACGCATGGATCCGAAGTCGGACTACCACAGGGGCGACCCATACGGAAAGGGCGGAGACGGCCGCCCGGAGAGGGAGCCTCGAGGCGACCCCTACAGCAGGGGCGACATGAGAGGCGACTCCTACAGGTCGTCCGATTATCGCCACGACAGGGGTGATCACCGGATGGACATGCGGTGTAAAGAGCCACCCAGGATGGAACGTGACCTGCCCTACGAGCCGCGGCAGGAAGGATACGGCCGTGGTGATGACTACTACGGTCGTCCACCAGATCCCAAAATGGACCGAGGTCGTGACTACTACGGGGACGGCTACGGCGGCCATCGTTCCGAGCCCAGGGATCGTGGGTCCAGGGACGGTAGGCGACCGGAGCACTTGAGTCGCTCTGAGCCACATCCCAAAGGGGGCATGCGGATGGAGAGGGATAGGAGAGGAGGGGACACGCGCGGAGGAGAGAGGTCACGTGGGGAGTCTGACAGCAGAGCAGACGGCAGACCAGACAGTAGGCCATCGGCGTATGGCTCAAAGTCTGATCACATGGACTCCAGGGGCAGGGGAGATTCAAGAGGGGAAGATGTAAGGGACCCGTACGAACGTGGGGACGGCTACAGAGGGGACAGGCCAGAGCCGCATCGTGTTTCCGACCTGCGGGGCGATTCTGGAAGACGGGATCATAAGCGACCCTCACGGTTGG ATCCAGCGTCTGAAGAGTCCAGTTCGAGCCGTTACGGTCGTCGTGATGAAGATGGCAGGGAGAGGGAATCCAG GGTGGTAAACAGAGATAGCCGTGGAGGAGTCTGCTCCCGCTCCTCATCTCCTGCACGAAGCTACGAACGAAAAAGAACTGCACATAAGGACAGGATTGTCAGG GAGAACACCAAAAGGGAGGATGACGTGAGTGCCCGTGAAGTGGACGTGAAGGATGATAGATCATCCAATGGAAGTCGTGGCTCATCACCAGGGAGGCCCCAGGAGAAGACAGCCGCTCGTTCAAGCAGGGAGGCAGTTTCTGAGAGAAGGGAGCAATCCCCTGACACAAGCATTCCTGAAG TGGTAGCCCCTAAAGTAGACGCAGCATCTCCACTTACAGAAGACAGCGAGGAAGAATCCCCTGCCAAGGGAGAAGTTTCTGACAGTAGCAAGCACATGGTGTTGGTAGAGGAATGCAAGTCAGATGACGAAAATGACA ATGTCCAGGAGCAGAAGGCAGCAGCATCAGAAACATTCAGTGACTGGAGTGACGACGAAGATGATATACTGACCAGAGATGACCCTACTTTG GAGTTTGTAACAAAGGAACCATCATCTGACAGTCACAATGACCAGGTCAGCCAAGACAAATTAGAAGAGGCAGCTGAGGCAAACCT AATCGAGGTGGATGCGGTTCCCATTAGCCCTGCAGACTCTCACCACTCTGGGGAAGGAG GCCTGGGTACTGCCGAAGAGTTTGATCCCATCAGTGATGACGAACTGGAGGCACTGATAGATGAGTCCAAGGACAAAGCACTAGACGAGGAAAAAACAA ATGTGCTGGACATTGACTGGTCCAGCCTCGTGAAGGATGCGCGTCCCAAAGACGAGTCCGCGACCAAACGGAGCTCGGCTCGGGAACGGTACTCGGCGGCCCGTGTGTTTGCCCGCATCGGCATATCGAAGGACCTGGCAGGAGAAGAGTTGACACAGCAAGTGGTCGAGTTCTGTCGCAAGGAATTGGGGGGTGATTCATCATCAG ATAACGCAGAGCCAGAGTTCCAGCTGGAGGATCTTACCGCGGGCTTCCACGTAGCGGCTGTTGCAGCACGGAAGCAGCAAACCCAAGCACTGCAGTGCTGTGGTCATTACTCCCGCGCATTATCTGCACGTCGTGACCTAATGTTACGGCGAGCGCTGTGCAAG GTGTACGAACCCAGTACCACGACGGCAGCCACAGCCGTGGACCCGGAGCTCTACAAGCGTAGCTTGCAACTTTTCCAGTCACGTGTGACCATGGAGGTGTCTTAG